From the genome of Vicia villosa cultivar HV-30 ecotype Madison, WI linkage group LG2, Vvil1.0, whole genome shotgun sequence, one region includes:
- the LOC131647069 gene encoding endoglucanase-like, whose amino-acid sequence MGCCLLINGLILLIAMSSQNGLLAVMDDEFISINSSANYDYADALGKAVLFFEGQRSGKLPKDQRVKWRGDSALSDGKTQNVNLVGGYYDAGDNVKFGWPMSFTVSLLSWAAIEYESEISSAKQLDYLHSAIRWGANFILQAHTSPTTLFTQVGDGNADHSCWERPEDMDTPRTTYKIDANSPGTEAAAEAAAALSAASIVFKKTDTNYSSKLLSQSKSLFDFADKYRGTYSASCPFYCSYSGYQDELLWAASWLHKASGESKYLQYIINNQGWSQAVSEFSWDNKFVGAQTLLTQEFYGGKKDLAKIQSDGESFICALMPGSSSQQIKTTPGGLLYIRDSSNLQYTTTSTMVLFIFSKILNKNHIDGIHCGSAKFSPSQIRAFAKSQVDYILGNNPMKMSYMVGYGSKYPKQLHHRGSSIPSIKSHPAKVGCNDGQSNYFSSSNPNPNTHVGAIVGGPNSNDQYNDARSDYSHAEPTTYMNAAFVGSVAALLAETKTETLQFS is encoded by the exons ATGGGGTGCTGTTTGTTGATCAATGGTTTGATCTTGTTGATTGCCATGAGTAGTCAGAATGGATTATTAGCCGTGATGGATGATGAATTCATTAGTATAAATTCCTCAGCTAATTATGACTATGCAGATGCTCTTGGCAAAGCCGTCTTGTTTTTTGAAGGACAACGCTCAGGGAAGTTGCCTAAAGACCAAAGAGTGAAGTGGAGGGGAGATTCTGCACTCTCCGATGGCAAGACTCAAAAT GTGAATTTGGTTGGAGGATACTACGACGCTGGTGATAATGTGAAGTTTGGATGGCCGATGTCATTTACTGTAAGCTTATTGAGTTGGGCGGCTATTGAATATGAAAGTGAGATTTCTTCGGCGAAACAACTTGATTACCTTCACAGTGCTATTCGCTGGGGTGCAAATTTTATACTTCAAGCTCACACTTCTCCAACCACACTCTTTACACAG GTGGGAGATGGAAACGCAGATCATAGTTGTTGGGAGCGTCCAGAAGACATGGATACACCGAGAACAACTTACAAGATTGATGCTAATTCCCCAGGAACTGAGGCTGCAGCTGAGGCTGCTGCTGCTCTTTCTGCTGCTTCAATTGTCTTTAAGAAAACAGATACCAATTACTCATCCAAGCTATTAAGTCAGTCAAAATCT CTATTTGATTTTGCTGACAAGTATAGAGGCACTTACTCTGCTTCTTGCCCTTTTTACTGCTCATACTCTGGTTACCAG gatgaaCTGTTATGGGCTGCTTCTTGGCTACACAAGGCCAGTGGAGAAAGCAAGTACTTACAATACATCATAAACAACCAAGGTTGGAGCCAAGCAGTGTCTGAGTTCAGCTGGGATAACAAATTTGTTGGAGCTCAAACATTACTAACACAG GAGTTCTATGGCGGAAAGAAGGACTTAGCCAAAATTCAAAGTGACGGTGAATCATTTATATGTGCATTGATGCCAGGAAGTAGCTCTCAACAGATCAAAACTACTCCtg GTGGGCTTCTATATATTAGAGATAGTAGTAATTTGCAATATACCACTACCTCAACCATGGTGCTATTCATTTTCTCCAAAATCTTAAACAAAAATCATATTGATGGAATCCACTGTGGCTCTGCCAAATTCTCCCCCTCTCAGATTAGAGCCTTTGCAAAATCACAG GTTGACTACATACTAGGAAACAATCCTATGAAGATGTCATACATGGTTGGATATGGGAGTAAATATCCGAAGCAACTACATCACAGAGGTTCTTCCATTCCTTCGATCAAATCTCACCCGGCTAAAGTGGGTTGCAATGATGGCCAATCAAACTATTTCTCTTCCTCTAATCCAAATCCTAATACTCATGTTGGTGCTATTGTTGGAGGACCAAATTCTAATGACCAATACAATGATGCAAGATCTGATTACTCTCATGCGGAACCTACCACATATATGAATGCTGCTTTTGTAGGTTCTGTTGCAGCTTTGCTTGCTGAAACTAAAACTGAGACTCTGCAATTTTCCTAA
- the LOC131647067 gene encoding protein EMBRYO DEFECTIVE 1674-like codes for MALNTPIRSNITPLSNSIFKSKPVFLHEWWLVKPLNHCNGFALAGIASTPGERMFVSSVIVKVHEPNVVETDDGIVVGFRGFINSSRTLQNGFPSQVCQRFSIGFPHDWKKLSAHLGNECDYMDKVNDFDVSNASSHKETIDDTSQEAMKAQADETLQETEGNDNIASHKLSHPQVEEAYNGENKVSDFDDSNASIHKKTADVTSHKAKEAEDDDNAGNLRMSQPQVDVINNGENGVSSVTTRESSQSKMGVFEFDPVLEQSSVKSPHHPKKLKLSSDHKENNKRLKQKIIEDPGNSFRRVTRSIAKNSHIML; via the exons ATGGCTTTGAACACACCAATACGGTCAAACATCACACCTCTCTCCAACTCAATCTTCAAATCTAAACCG GTTTTCTTACACGAATGGTGGCTTGTCAAGCCCCTCAACCACTGCAACGGTTTTGCTCTTGCTGGCATTGCTTCAACGCc GGGAGAAAGAATGTTTGTTTCATCTGTGATTGTAAAGGTACATGAACCCAATGTTGTAGAGACCGATGATGGCATCGTCGTAGGCTTCCGCGGTTTCATTAACTCCTCTCGTACATTACAAAATGGTTTTCCTTCTCAG GTATGCCAACGTTTCTCAATTGGATTTCCACACGATTGGAAAAAATTGTCTGCACATTTAGGAAATGAATGTGATTATATGGATAAAGttaatgattttgatgtttcaaatGCTTCTTCCCAcaaagaaacaattgatgatACTTCACAGGAAGCTATGAAAGCTCAAG CAGATGAAACTTTGCAGGAAACGGAAGGTAATGATAATATTGCGAGTCATAAGTTGTCTCATCCACAGGTTGAGGAGGCttataatggtgaaaataaagtCTCAGATTTTGACGACTCGAATGCTTCAATCCACAAAAAGACAGCTGACGTGACATCGCACAAAGCTAAGGAAGCTGAGGATGACGACAATGCCGGGAATCTTAGGATGTCTCAGCCGCAGGTTGACGTGATTAATAATGGTGAAAATGGTGTTTCAAGTGTTACTACACGTGAAAGTAGCCAATCTAAGATGGGTGTGTTTGAATTTGATCCTGTCTTGGAGCAAAGCAGTGTCAAGTCTCCACATCACCCGAAGAAATTGAAGTTATCTAGTGACCACAAGGAGAATAATAAACGTCTCAAGCAGAAGATTATAGAGGATCCTGGTAACTCATTTAGAAGGGTGACAAGAAGCATTGCCAAAAATAGTCACATAATGCTTTAA
- the LOC131647071 gene encoding meiotic recombination protein SPO11-2, giving the protein MEDLRTPTLKFFTDQELCYADIVPPAQVRARIEVSVLSFLKILNASNPAISDLPLIQRKLSNSRVNHGLLTELSYVFLSNSVSIRSLMRPNAGKAFVRVWKVMEMCYQILLQEKRVTQRELFYKLLCDSPHLFPSQKDVNRTIQDLVALLRCSRYSLGIMASSRGLIAGRLIMQEPGKEPVDCSVCGSSGHTISGDLSLLDKLILNADARYIIVVEKHAIFQRLAEDRFFNQIPSILITAKGYPDMATRFLLHRISRAFPDLPILALVDWNPAGLAILCTFKFGSVGMGLESYRYACNVKWLGLRGHDLPMLPDQSFVPLKTKDLQIAQSLMSSKTLQENYKEEVALMVQSGRRAEIEALYYHGYDYLGKYIAKKIVQSDYI; this is encoded by the exons ATGGAAGATCTCCGAACTCCGACGCTAAAGTTTTTCACCGATCAAGAGCTTTGTTATGCTGATATCGTTCCTCCGGCTCAG GTTCGAGCAAGAATTGAAGTGTCAGTGCTCAGTTTCCTCAAAATATTGAATGCATCTAACCCTGCCATCTCTGATTTGCCTCTG ATTCAAAGAAAATTGAGCAACAGTCGGGTGAATCATGGTCTGTTAACCGAATTATCATATGTTTTTCTCTCCAATTCTGTGTCTATAAGGTCTCTTATGAGACCTAATGCAGGAAAAGCCTTTGTTAGGG TGTGGAAGGTGATGGAAATGTGCTATCAGATATTGCTTCAGGAAAAGCGTGTCACACAGAGAGAACTCTTCTACAAACTGCTGTGTGATTCGCCACATCTGTTTCCTTCTCAAAAGGACGTCAATAGGACAATCCAAG ATCTTGTAGCGTTGCTTCGGTGCAGCAGATACAGTCTTGGAATCATGGCATCCAGTCGCGGACTCATTGCTGGCCGTCTGATTATGCAG GAACCAGGCAAAGAGCCTGTTGATTGCTCAGTGTGTGGATCTTCTGGACATACAATTTCTGGTGACTTGAGTTTGTTAGATAAATTGATTCTAAATGCAGATGCACGGTACATTATTGTTGTGGAAAAG CATGCAATATTTCAACggcttgctgaagataggtttttTAATCAAATTCCAAGCATTCTTATCACGGCTAAAGGCTACCCTGATATGGCCACAAG ATTTCTTCTTCATCGAATCAGTAGAGCATTTCCAGACTTGCCAATTTTAGCTTTGGTGGATTG GAACCCAGCTGGATTAGCTATACTATGCACCTTCAAATTTGGAAGTGTAGGAATGGGCCTAGAGTCATATAGATACG CTTGCAATGTCAAGTGGTTAGGACTGCGGGGGCATGATCTACCCATGCTGCCTGATCAATCTTTTGTTCCATTGAAGACAAAGGACCTACAAATTGCTCAAAGCTTAATGTCCTCCAAAACCTTACAG GAGAATTACAAGGAAGAGGTCGCCTTGATGGTTCAGAGCGGCAGGAGAGCTGAAATAGAAGCCCTTTACTATCATGGATATGATTATTTGGGGAAGTACATAGCTAAGAAAATTGTACAGTCTGATTATATATAA